CTTTAATAATCGCACAGAGGAAGAATATGCAGCATTGCGTGAAGAGTTTCAGGAAATGCTTGAGATTTCAAAAGTAATTAATTGTAAGAATATTGTTGTAGTACCGCTTGTTTCTGAACAGAAAATTCTGCGTAAAGACATTATCAACAGCAGTGTCGAGACTTTACGAGATTTGTCTGACTTGGCAGAGCCATATGGAGTGAAACTAGCAATTGAATTTATCGGCCATCCACATGCCACTATCAACACATTGGAATTCGCCAATGAAGTGGTCAAGGAAGTCGACAGACATAATGTTGGCATCGTGTTTGATACATTCCAATATTATGCGATGAATTCTACGCTGGAAAGCTTGAAAAACACAGATTCTGAAAAGATATTTATCTTTCATATTAATGACGTCGAAGATTATCAGCCTGGTATTTTAATGGATGTTGACCGAGTATGGCCAGGGCATGGAGCCATTGATTTAGACAGCATTATCCCTATCTTAAAGAATAAGGGTGTAGACCATGTGTCTGTTGAACTCTTCCGACCAGAATACTATCAGCTTGATGCGGAAGAAGTTATCAAGACTGCAAAGGAAACAACACTTCAAGTGCTTGCTAAGCATTTTGAAGCGGAAAAAGCTCTGTAAGTTTTAGGGGGAAAATAAATAGATGGAGGTGTAGCAATGGCGATTGTTTCGATGCATGATATGTTGAGAAAAGCGAAAGAAGAAAAGTATGCTGTCGGTCAATATAATATGAACAGCTTTCAGTGGGTTCAAGCAATTCTGCAGGCAGCAGAAGCTGAGCAAGCACCTGTCATTGTTGCCGCTTCCGACCGGTTAGTTGATTATTTGGGAGGCTTTAAAATAATTGCAGCAGGTGTATCTGCATTAGTAGAAGAATTAGAAATCACTGTGCCTGTAGCTCTCCATTTAGATCACGGCAAAAGCGTAGCAAGATGCAAGCAAGCGATTGATGCAGGCTTTAGTTCAGTCATGATTGACGGCTCCCATTCACCTATTGAAGAAAATATCAGGATGACAAGAGAAGTCGTTGATTATGCTAGGAACTTTGGTGTTTCTGTCGAAGCAGAGGTAGGAACGGTCGGCGGAAATGAGGATGGTTTAATCGGAGGTATTTCCTATGCAGATCCAAATGAGTGTTTGCAGCTCGTCAATGAAACTGGTATTGATGCACTGGCAGCAGCATTAGGATCTGTTCATGGACCGTATAAAGGAGAGCCAATCCTTGGCTTTAAGGAAATGGAGCATATTTCTCGGATTACAAATGTTCCGTTAGTCCTGCATGGCGGGTCGGGAATTCCGCTCCATCAAATCCAAAGATCGATTGAACTAGGTCATGCAAAAATAAACGTTAATACAGAATGTCTGCAGGCATGGGCTCAGGCTGTACGAGAGCTTCTCGTCCAGGATGACAAAGTATATGATGCGAGAACGATACTTGCACCTGGGCAAGCAGCAATCATAGCAACGGTGAGAAGCAAAATGAAAGAATTCGGAACAAGCCGGAAAGCTGTAAAGCTCGAAGCGTAAAGGAAATATGTAAATATTGGATGAAGACAAAGCTTATTGTGAAACCTAATCACAATAAGCTTTTTTGATTTTGTCAGAAGAAATCAAAAATGAAAACGCATTATTTTTTAATTGACAACATGTATATACATGTTATCATAAATATATAACCTGTATATACAGGGTTCATAAATGTAAATAATGGCGGTGTATATAGATGAATCAAACATGGTGGGAAAAGGCAGTTGTATATCAAATATATCCGAAAAGCTTCAATGATACTACTGGTAACGGTGTCGGTGATATTCAAGGCATTGTGGAAAAATTGGACTATTTGCATGAGCTTGGTGTAGATGTCATATGGTTAACACCAATTTATGCTTCTCCTCAAAGAGATAATGGCTACGATATTAGTGATTATTTCTCCATTCATCCTGAATACGGGACAATGGAGGATTTCGATGTATTGCTGAGTAAGGCTCATAAAAAAGACATTAAGGTTATTATGGACATTGTCGTGAATCATACGTCAACAGAGCATGAATGGTTCAAACAGGCGGCTTCCTCGAAAGATAATCCGTATCGAAATTATTATATTTGGAAAGACGGTAAAGAAGATGGAAGTGCACCGAATAATTGGCAGTCAAAGTTTGGCGGAAATGCATGGCAATATGATGAAAAAACAGGGCAGTATTATCTTCATTTGTTTGATGTCACACAAGCTGATTTAAACTGGGAAAATGAAGAAGTTCGCCATAAAATCTATGAAATGATGAACTTTTGGTTTGAGAAGGGCGTCGATGGCTTCCGCCTTGATGTTATCAACTTAATTTCAAAAAATCAGCAATTTCCAGATGACAATGTGGGGGACGGAAGAAGATTTTATACCGACGGACCAAGAGTGCATGAATTTATTCATGAGATGAACAAGGAAGTCTTCTCAAAATATGATTCTATGACAGTTGGCGAAATGTCATCTACAACATTAGAGCATTGTATTCAATATTCCAACCCGACACGGGAAGAGCTTAGCATGACTTTTAATTTTCATCATTTAAAGGTTGATTATCCGAATGGAGAAAAGTGGGCGCTGGGCGATATGGATTTCCTTTCCTTAAAGAAAATATTATCTGATTGGCAGACAGGCATGAATAAAGGCGGAGGCTGGAATGCGCTGTTTTGGTGTAATCATGATCAGCCCCGGGTCGTTTCAAGATATGGCAATGATCAAAAATACCATAAGGAATCAGCGAAAATGCTTGCTACAGTCATTCACATGATGCAGGGAACGCCTTATATTTACCAAGGAGAAGAGTTTGGGATGACAGACCCTAAATTCGATTCTATTGAAGATTACCGGGATGTTGAATCAATCAATATGTTTCAACTATTAAAGCAAGCGGGAAAAACAGAAGAGGAAATCCTCGAAATATTAAGACGTAAATCTCGTGATAACTCAAGAACTCCTGTACAATGGAATGCAGAGGCAAATGCTGGCTTTACAACA
This DNA window, taken from Niallia sp. Man26, encodes the following:
- a CDS encoding sugar phosphate isomerase/epimerase — translated: MKIGLNQGTTLENSSLEKDLELCEKYGYDYIEIRSIDQLKDYLKTHTLEDLAQYFQTHHVKPLSLNALVFFNNRTEEEYAALREEFQEMLEISKVINCKNIVVVPLVSEQKILRKDIINSSVETLRDLSDLAEPYGVKLAIEFIGHPHATINTLEFANEVVKEVDRHNVGIVFDTFQYYAMNSTLESLKNTDSEKIFIFHINDVEDYQPGILMDVDRVWPGHGAIDLDSIIPILKNKGVDHVSVELFRPEYYQLDAEEVIKTAKETTLQVLAKHFEAEKAL
- the fba gene encoding class II fructose-1,6-bisphosphate aldolase, which encodes MAIVSMHDMLRKAKEEKYAVGQYNMNSFQWVQAILQAAEAEQAPVIVAASDRLVDYLGGFKIIAAGVSALVEELEITVPVALHLDHGKSVARCKQAIDAGFSSVMIDGSHSPIEENIRMTREVVDYARNFGVSVEAEVGTVGGNEDGLIGGISYADPNECLQLVNETGIDALAAALGSVHGPYKGEPILGFKEMEHISRITNVPLVLHGGSGIPLHQIQRSIELGHAKINVNTECLQAWAQAVRELLVQDDKVYDARTILAPGQAAIIATVRSKMKEFGTSRKAVKLEA
- the treC gene encoding alpha,alpha-phosphotrehalase, whose protein sequence is MNQTWWEKAVVYQIYPKSFNDTTGNGVGDIQGIVEKLDYLHELGVDVIWLTPIYASPQRDNGYDISDYFSIHPEYGTMEDFDVLLSKAHKKDIKVIMDIVVNHTSTEHEWFKQAASSKDNPYRNYYIWKDGKEDGSAPNNWQSKFGGNAWQYDEKTGQYYLHLFDVTQADLNWENEEVRHKIYEMMNFWFEKGVDGFRLDVINLISKNQQFPDDNVGDGRRFYTDGPRVHEFIHEMNKEVFSKYDSMTVGEMSSTTLEHCIQYSNPTREELSMTFNFHHLKVDYPNGEKWALGDMDFLSLKKILSDWQTGMNKGGGWNALFWCNHDQPRVVSRYGNDQKYHKESAKMLATVIHMMQGTPYIYQGEEFGMTDPKFDSIEDYRDVESINMFQLLKQAGKTEEEILEILRRKSRDNSRTPVQWNAEANAGFTTGTPWINTARNYHEINAEAALKDSDSVFYHYQKLISLRKEYDIVTNGDYELLLPDHQQLFAYVRSNDNEKLIVVNNFYGEPISFELPDTLEVEGYTKTMLLSNYSDSKEDLENIELRPYESIVFYLKK